From one Triticum urartu cultivar G1812 chromosome 3, Tu2.1, whole genome shotgun sequence genomic stretch:
- the LOC125542651 gene encoding 1,4-dihydroxy-2-naphthoyl-CoA thioesterase 1-like encodes MAAKKPSAIDMAELDPVLHGVGFEMQEVSPSLLSGRLPVTERCCQPFKVLHGGVSALVAEGLASMGAHMASGYRRVAGVHLAINHFRSAALGDVVLARAVPVHLGRSTQVWEVKLWKMDPSEEGKKGPQISESRVTLLCNLPVPDNLHHAGDALKKYAAAPATSTPTSKL; translated from the exons ATGGCGGCGAAGAAGCCGAGTGCCATCGACATGGCGGAGCTGGACCCGGTGCTGCACGGGGTGGGCTTCGAGATGCAGGAGGTGTCGCCGTCGCTGCTCTCCGGCCGGCTCCCGGTCACGGAGCGCTGCTGCCAGCCGTTCAAGGTGCTGCACGGCGGCGTGTCGGCGCTGGTGGCGGAGGGCCTGGCCAGCATGGGCGCGCACATGGCGTCCGGCTACCGCCGCGTCGCCGGCGTGCACCTCGCCATCAACCACTTCCGCAGCGCCGCCCTCGGCGACGTCGTCCTCGCGCGCGCCGTCCCCGTCCACCTCGGCCGCTCCACCCAG GTGTGGGAGGTGAAGCTGTGGAAGATGGACccgtcggaggaggggaagaagggCCCGCAGATCTCCGAGTCCAGGGTCACGCTGCTCTGCAACCTGCCCGTGCCGGACAACCTGCACCACGCCGGCGACGCCCTCAAGAAGTACGCTGCCGCACCAGCGACAAGCACCCCCACCAGCAAACTGTAA